The following are encoded in a window of Rosa chinensis cultivar Old Blush chromosome 4, RchiOBHm-V2, whole genome shotgun sequence genomic DNA:
- the LOC112200091 gene encoding glutathione S-transferase U10 — translation MAHERNDHQVVIYGSWISSFTARVKIALKLKGIDYEYVEEDITNKSQMMLNYNPIHKKVPILVHQGRPIVESQVILEYIDENWSHAPKLLPEDPYEKAKIRFWAKFFDEKIIPVIQAILRSKSGEERENLIQELSEVIQVFEEGMKRDYGEKPPLFNGDSLGFLGIVVSAYVCSYKPIHEAFATILLAEKNPAFFSWVNELLEHPLIKETQPPHDRLVARFKSLQT, via the exons ATGGCTCATGAGCGAAATGATCACCAGGTTGTAATCTACGGATCATGGATTAGTTCATTTACTGCGAGGGTGAAGATAGCCCTAAAACTTAAGGGCATAGATTACGAGTATGTGGAGGAAGATATCACAAACAAGAGTCAGATGATGCTGAACTACAATCCCATCCATAAGAAGGTACCTATTCTTGTTCATCAAGGCAGACCGATCGTTGAGTCACAAGTCATCCTCGAATATATCGATGAGAATTGGAGCCACGCCCCCAAACTGTTGCCCGAGGATCCTTATGAAAAAGCCAAAATCCGCTTCTGGGCTAAATTCTTTGATGAGAAG ATAATACCGGTAATACAGGCGATTTTGAGGTCTAAGtcaggggaagagagagagaatctgaTTCAAGAGTTGAGCGAAGTGATTCAGGTTTTTGAAGAAGGGATGAAGAGAGATTATGGAGAGAAACCACCCTTGTTCAATGGAGATTCGTTGGGGTTTCTCGGCATCGTGGTCAGCGCATATGTGTGCAGCTACAAGCCAATTCATGAGGCTTTTGCTACGATTCTTTTAGCCGAAAAGAACCCTGCATTTTTCTCATGGGTGAATGAGCTCCTAGAGCATCCTCTTATAAAGGAGACGCAGCCACCTCATGACAGACTGGTAGCTAGGTTCAAGTCTCTTCAAACTTGA